A window of the Polaribacter batillariae genome harbors these coding sequences:
- the gldL gene encoding gliding motility protein GldL: MAQSRTYKRTMNFVYGMGAAVVIIGALFKIQHFSIGPLTGGVMLTIGLLVEAAVFAVSAFDAPEDDLDWSKVYPELADEGLSSEKEQKKLGAEGMLSQKLDNLLQEAKIDSSLMESLGNSMKNFQNAAEGLSAASGSVASTNKYNEEMSKAALQMESLNNLYKIQVENSSKQTELNTEVVRNTERLKEQMDALAKNMSSLNGVYGGMLSAMSTK, encoded by the coding sequence ATGGCACAATCAAGAACTTACAAAAGAACAATGAATTTCGTTTACGGAATGGGAGCAGCAGTAGTAATTATTGGAGCTTTATTTAAAATACAACACTTTTCTATAGGCCCTTTAACAGGAGGAGTAATGTTAACAATTGGTCTATTAGTAGAAGCAGCAGTATTTGCAGTCTCTGCTTTTGATGCCCCAGAAGACGATTTAGATTGGTCTAAAGTATATCCAGAATTAGCAGATGAAGGCTTGTCTTCAGAAAAAGAGCAGAAAAAATTAGGAGCAGAGGGCATGCTATCTCAAAAATTAGACAATTTATTACAAGAAGCAAAAATAGACTCTAGCTTAATGGAAAGCTTAGGAAATAGCATGAAAAACTTTCAAAATGCCGCAGAAGGTTTATCTGCAGCATCTGGTTCTGTAGCTTCAACCAACAAGTATAACGAAGAAATGTCTAAGGCAGCACTTCAAATGGAGTCTTTAAACAACTTATATAAAATTCAAGTAGAAAATTCTAGCAAACAAACAGAATTAAATACAGAAGTCGTACGAAATACAGAACGATTAAAAGAACAAATGGATGCTTTGGCTAAAAACATGTCTTCTTTAAATGGAGTGTATGGAGGAATGCTTTCGGCAATGTCAACAAAATAA
- the gldK gene encoding gliding motility lipoprotein GldK, whose protein sequence is MKKAAIFALLITVIYSCGSNDRGELVGVKAKKKWFSEKPYGMALIPGGSFTMGKQDQDIIGTMNSPTKTVTVRPYYMDETEITNSEYKEFVYWVRDSIVRTRLGYQAEFAALSSTPDPNGALPSGGIHDYAFATADTTNATPYQKYMYDNYWSLGDGIDSIKPLNWEKELIWKTEEYPDVDYVEVMDSLYISREEAVDGIRTFNTKFLKYRYSWFDRDNAARKGGNRKDFVQTEVLNIYPDTTVWVKDFNYSYNDPMHQDYFYHQSYGDYPVVGVTWGQANAFCNWRTKKKNDYLRTRKNVTQVPDFRLPTEAEWEYAARGGLEFATYPWGTGSTTSDRGCFLANFKPVRGNYAVDGALYTMEAKSFNANDYGLYNMAGNVSEWTNSAYNLSSYYMASTMNPNVEDRKNKRKIVRGGSWKDVAYFLEVSSRDYEYADTARSYIGFRTVQNYIGTTNK, encoded by the coding sequence ATGAAGAAAGCAGCAATATTTGCACTCTTAATAACAGTAATTTACAGTTGTGGCTCTAATGATAGAGGAGAATTGGTAGGTGTAAAAGCTAAGAAAAAATGGTTTTCAGAAAAACCATATGGTATGGCATTAATACCAGGAGGTTCTTTTACAATGGGAAAACAAGACCAAGATATTATTGGTACCATGAATTCGCCAACAAAAACAGTAACAGTTAGACCTTATTATATGGACGAGACTGAAATTACAAATAGCGAATACAAAGAGTTTGTTTATTGGGTTAGAGATTCTATCGTAAGAACAAGATTAGGGTATCAAGCAGAGTTTGCTGCACTGAGCTCTACACCAGATCCTAATGGAGCATTGCCTTCTGGAGGTATTCACGATTACGCATTTGCAACTGCAGATACAACAAATGCAACTCCTTATCAAAAATACATGTACGACAACTATTGGAGTTTAGGAGACGGAATCGACTCTATAAAACCTTTAAATTGGGAAAAAGAATTGATTTGGAAAACAGAAGAATATCCAGATGTAGATTATGTAGAGGTTATGGATTCTCTTTACATTAGTAGAGAAGAAGCCGTAGATGGAATTAGAACCTTTAATACAAAATTTTTAAAATATAGATACTCTTGGTTCGATCGAGACAATGCAGCAAGAAAAGGAGGAAATAGAAAAGATTTTGTTCAAACAGAAGTTTTAAATATTTACCCAGATACAACAGTTTGGGTAAAAGATTTTAATTATTCTTATAACGATCCAATGCATCAAGATTATTTTTACCATCAATCTTATGGAGATTATCCTGTTGTTGGTGTCACTTGGGGGCAAGCAAATGCATTTTGTAATTGGAGAACAAAAAAGAAAAACGATTACTTAAGAACCAGAAAAAACGTAACGCAAGTACCAGATTTTAGATTACCTACAGAAGCAGAATGGGAGTATGCAGCACGTGGAGGCTTAGAATTTGCAACATATCCATGGGGTACAGGAAGTACAACAAGCGATAGAGGTTGCTTTTTAGCAAACTTTAAACCCGTAAGAGGAAATTATGCAGTAGATGGTGCTTTATATACTATGGAAGCAAAATCTTTTAATGCAAACGATTACGGTTTGTACAACATGGCAGGTAATGTATCTGAATGGACAAACAGTGCTTACAACTTATCTTCTTACTACATGGCCTCAACAATGAACCCGAATGTAGAAGATAGAAAAAATAAAAGAAAAATTGTACGCGGAGGTTCTTGGAAAGACGTAGCATATTTCTTGGAAGTATCTTCTAGAGATTACGAATATGCAGACACTGCAAGAAGCTACATTGGTTTTAGAACCGTACAAAATTACATAGGAACTACAAACAAATAA
- a CDS encoding formimidoylglutamase yields MDIDFLTPVKEAVVAHLVSQTSPSLGNKIAIHTQENGFPDLENVQIAILGVQEDRNSQDNFGCGEDLHHIRKKLYQLFPGKWTTNIADLGNVLKGNTVSDTYFAVSEIITYLLKRNIIPIIIGGGQDITYVNYRAYDSLEQTVNLAAVDSRFDLGNLEDELTSQSYLSKIIMQEPNNLFNYTNIGYQTYFNSQDEIELLDTLYFDTIRLGKSKDLESIEPAFRNADIVSIDIGAIRQSEAPANNNASPNGFYGEEICAIARYAGISDKVSSFGIYEYNSKHDNNHQTAHLIAQIIWYFIEGVNFRVKDYPFSGKENYQKFTVLLEDDDPITFYKSNKSGRWWLEINILSDNKYKRHALIPCTYKDYQDATKQIIPEKWYKAMRKLVS; encoded by the coding sequence ATGGATATAGATTTTTTAACCCCTGTAAAAGAAGCTGTTGTGGCGCATTTAGTGTCACAGACTTCACCTTCTTTAGGAAATAAAATTGCCATTCATACACAAGAAAATGGTTTTCCAGACCTAGAAAATGTACAAATTGCCATTTTAGGTGTTCAAGAAGATAGAAACTCTCAAGACAACTTTGGCTGTGGAGAAGATTTACACCATATTCGTAAAAAATTGTATCAACTTTTTCCGGGCAAATGGACTACAAATATTGCCGATTTAGGAAACGTCTTAAAAGGAAATACAGTTTCAGATACCTATTTCGCTGTTTCAGAAATTATAACTTATTTGTTAAAAAGAAATATCATTCCCATTATTATTGGTGGTGGCCAGGATATTACCTATGTAAATTACAGAGCCTACGATTCTTTAGAACAAACCGTAAATTTAGCAGCAGTAGATAGTCGTTTCGATTTAGGAAATTTAGAAGACGAGCTAACTTCGCAATCGTATTTGAGTAAAATTATTATGCAAGAGCCTAATAACTTATTCAATTACACAAATATTGGATATCAAACCTATTTTAACTCACAAGACGAAATAGAACTTTTAGACACTTTGTATTTCGATACAATTCGTTTAGGAAAATCGAAAGACTTAGAAAGTATAGAACCCGCTTTTAGAAATGCAGATATTGTTTCGATAGATATTGGAGCAATTAGGCAAAGCGAAGCACCAGCAAACAACAATGCGTCTCCAAATGGATTTTATGGCGAAGAAATTTGTGCAATTGCAAGATATGCAGGCATTAGCGATAAAGTTTCTTCATTTGGTATTTACGAATACAATTCTAAGCACGACAATAACCACCAAACAGCACATTTAATAGCGCAAATAATTTGGTATTTTATCGAAGGTGTTAATTTTAGAGTAAAAGATTATCCGTTTTCAGGAAAAGAAAACTATCAAAAATTTACAGTATTGTTAGAAGATGACGATCCTATAACTTTCTACAAAAGTAACAAATCTGGTAGATGGTGGTTAGAGATAAATATTTTATCAGATAATAAATACAAAAGACATGCGTTAATACCATGTACATATAAAGATTATCAGGATGCTACAAAGCAAATTATACCAGAAAAATGGTATAAAGCAATGAGAAAACTGGTGTCGTAA
- the bglX gene encoding beta-glucosidase BglX, translating into MTKSKSLFITTLIIITIFFNCKDSKKSMANSNLDEKIEQKVDSVLNLMNLDEKIGQMVQYSAGWDLTGPASSKSAQDKVDKMKKGLVGSVLNVVSVKEVREAQKLVMENSRLKIPMIFAYDVIHGLKTIFPTPLGESASWDLETIQKTATIAAKESAASGLNWTFAPMVDVSRDARWGRIMEGAGEDPYLGSLIGAARVKGFQGDDLSNINTIAACAKHFAGYGFAEAGRDYNTTTVGEFELHNMILPPFKAAAKAGVATFMNSFNDIDGIPATGHRVLQRDILKEAWGWNGFIVSDWGSIGEMRSHGYAKDKKQAAEIALNAGSDMDMESYAYEAHLAELLEENKISLSDLEDSVRRILRVKFQLGLFDDPYKYCDEEREKNNIYTKEHLAIAREAAKKSIVLLKNEGNILPIAKDVKSIAVIGPFADNKDTPLGNWRAKGRYNSAVSLLEGVKAKVSKNTKVYYEKGVELTIPTVKPGSNQFLYPLEFNTKDKTGIKEAVAVAKKAEVVFLAIGEDAYQSGEGRSQVNIGFLGLQNELLEAIYKVNKNIVLVLSNGRPMDISRASEILPGILVTWQLGSESGNGIADVLFGDYNPSGKLPVSFPRNVGQEPLFYNQKNTGRPYNSKHVTYSGYTDSKKSALYPFGFGLSYTTFSYDNLKVDKETMNVDGKITLSVDVKNTGKVAGEEVVQLYIRDLVASIVRPTKELKGFEKIMLQAGETKTVSFTIDKEVLQFYTINRKWEVESGEFLLFVGENSATKMKQKITVE; encoded by the coding sequence ATGACAAAATCAAAATCGCTTTTTATTACAACATTAATCATTATAACTATATTTTTTAATTGTAAAGATTCTAAGAAGTCAATGGCAAATTCCAATTTAGACGAAAAAATAGAACAGAAAGTAGATTCTGTTTTAAATCTAATGAATTTAGACGAGAAAATTGGGCAAATGGTACAATATTCCGCAGGTTGGGATTTAACGGGGCCAGCATCCTCTAAAAGTGCGCAAGACAAAGTGGACAAAATGAAAAAAGGCTTGGTAGGTTCTGTTTTAAATGTGGTTTCTGTAAAAGAAGTTCGGGAAGCGCAAAAGTTAGTGATGGAAAATTCTCGTTTAAAAATACCCATGATTTTTGCGTACGACGTAATTCATGGACTTAAAACCATATTTCCAACACCTCTAGGAGAAAGTGCCAGTTGGGATCTAGAAACCATTCAAAAAACCGCAACAATCGCAGCAAAAGAATCTGCAGCTTCTGGTTTAAATTGGACGTTTGCACCAATGGTAGATGTTTCTAGAGACGCAAGATGGGGTAGAATTATGGAAGGTGCAGGAGAAGATCCATATTTAGGATCTTTAATTGGTGCTGCTAGGGTGAAAGGTTTTCAAGGCGACGACTTATCAAATATAAATACAATTGCGGCCTGTGCAAAACACTTCGCAGGCTATGGTTTTGCCGAAGCTGGTAGAGATTACAATACCACTACTGTTGGCGAATTTGAATTGCATAACATGATTTTACCTCCCTTTAAAGCCGCTGCAAAAGCAGGTGTCGCAACTTTTATGAACTCTTTTAACGATATTGATGGAATTCCTGCGACAGGACACAGAGTGTTGCAAAGAGACATTTTAAAAGAAGCTTGGGGTTGGAATGGGTTTATTGTGTCAGATTGGGGTTCTATTGGAGAAATGAGGTCACATGGCTATGCAAAAGATAAAAAACAAGCTGCAGAAATTGCATTAAACGCAGGTTCAGATATGGATATGGAATCTTATGCATATGAAGCACATTTGGCTGAATTGTTAGAAGAAAATAAAATTTCATTAAGCGATTTAGAAGACTCTGTAAGAAGAATTTTACGAGTAAAATTTCAATTAGGTTTGTTTGATGATCCTTATAAATATTGCGATGAAGAAAGAGAAAAAAACAATATTTATACAAAAGAGCATTTGGCTATTGCAAGAGAAGCTGCAAAAAAATCGATTGTTTTATTAAAAAACGAAGGCAATATTTTACCAATCGCCAAAGATGTAAAAAGTATTGCAGTAATTGGTCCGTTTGCAGATAATAAAGACACTCCTTTAGGAAATTGGAGAGCAAAAGGAAGGTATAATTCAGCAGTTTCTTTGTTAGAAGGTGTTAAAGCAAAAGTGAGTAAAAACACGAAAGTGTATTATGAGAAAGGAGTCGAATTAACAATACCAACCGTAAAACCAGGTAGTAATCAATTTTTGTACCCTTTAGAATTTAACACAAAAGATAAAACCGGAATTAAAGAAGCAGTTGCAGTGGCTAAAAAAGCAGAGGTTGTTTTTTTAGCAATTGGAGAAGATGCCTATCAATCAGGAGAAGGAAGAAGCCAGGTAAATATTGGTTTTTTAGGTTTACAAAACGAATTATTAGAAGCAATTTATAAAGTAAATAAAAACATTGTTTTGGTATTGTCTAATGGAAGACCAATGGATATTTCCAGGGCAAGTGAAATTTTACCAGGAATTTTAGTAACCTGGCAATTAGGCTCAGAATCTGGAAACGGAATTGCAGATGTGTTGTTTGGCGATTACAATCCATCAGGAAAACTGCCAGTTTCCTTTCCAAGAAACGTAGGGCAAGAACCATTATTTTACAATCAAAAAAATACAGGAAGGCCTTACAATTCGAAACACGTAACCTATTCTGGTTATACAGACTCTAAAAAATCGGCATTATATCCTTTTGGCTTTGGTTTGAGTTACACTACTTTTTCTTATGATAATTTAAAAGTTGATAAAGAAACCATGAATGTCGATGGGAAAATTACCCTTTCAGTAGATGTTAAAAATACAGGAAAAGTCGCTGGAGAAGAAGTTGTACAATTATATATTAGAGATTTGGTGGCAAGTATTGTAAGACCAACCAAAGAATTAAAAGGTTTCGAAAAAATTATGTTACAAGCAGGAGAAACAAAAACAGTTTCTTTTACAATCGATAAAGAAGTGCTTCAATTTTATACAATTAATAGAAAATGGGAAGTAGAATCAGGAGAATTTTTGCTATTTGTAGGTGAAAATTCAGCCACAAAAATGAAGCAAAAAATTACGGTAGAATAA
- a CDS encoding endonuclease/exonuclease/phosphatase family protein, translated as MKHILLTIVVIFASCSPEKELENLKVITYNLRLDVASDGENAWANRSDYLISQIKFYEPTVFGTQEGKPNQIAEMQEKLTHYNYIGTGRDGENKGEYSAIFYDKRKVKFSNVKTFWLSQTPEKNSKGWDAAYPRICTYGLMTVLNSDKKIWFFNTHLDHKGTQAQLKGMKLIETEIKKINTKNYPVIITGDFNVEPNSELISSLKNNFSDTKELAGENVFGSEGTFNGFKFHEPITRRIDYIMLSKNSNLKVKKYAVLTDSKNLKYPSDHFPVFAEIEFK; from the coding sequence ATGAAACATATTTTGTTAACAATTGTAGTAATTTTTGCAAGTTGTTCCCCAGAAAAAGAGTTAGAAAATTTAAAAGTAATAACCTACAATCTTCGTTTAGATGTTGCTTCAGACGGCGAAAATGCTTGGGCGAATAGAAGCGATTACCTAATTTCACAAATAAAATTTTACGAACCAACTGTTTTTGGAACTCAAGAAGGCAAACCCAACCAAATTGCAGAAATGCAAGAAAAACTTACCCATTACAATTATATTGGCACAGGTAGAGATGGCGAAAACAAAGGCGAATATTCGGCTATTTTTTATGATAAAAGAAAAGTGAAATTTAGCAATGTAAAAACATTTTGGCTATCGCAAACTCCAGAGAAAAATTCTAAAGGTTGGGATGCTGCCTACCCAAGAATTTGCACCTATGGCTTAATGACTGTTTTAAATTCGGATAAAAAAATATGGTTTTTTAACACACATTTAGATCATAAAGGAACGCAGGCGCAATTAAAAGGAATGAAATTAATTGAAACCGAAATCAAAAAAATAAATACCAAAAACTATCCTGTAATTATAACAGGAGACTTTAATGTAGAGCCAAACAGCGAATTAATTTCATCATTAAAAAACAACTTTTCTGATACCAAAGAATTGGCAGGAGAAAACGTGTTTGGGTCAGAAGGAACCTTTAATGGATTTAAATTTCACGAACCAATAACAAGAAGAATAGACTATATTATGCTTTCTAAAAACAGTAATTTAAAAGTAAAGAAATACGCCGTTTTAACAGATTCTAAAAACCTAAAATATCCTTCAGACCATTTTCCTGTGTTTGCAGAAATCGAATTTAAATAA
- a CDS encoding glycerophosphodiester phosphodiesterase family protein → MRFLPTFFIFFLFLSCDNSSDIKKINFAKNPVIAHRGAWKAKNLPQNSIASLKEAIRLKCHGSELDVRITKDGVLVVTHDKDYKGLLIEETTYKELAKTKLSNGEKLPTLKAYLKAGMKNNTSTGFVIEIKPTSSEKRNELITDRVLTLVKELKASKYVISYISFSFDILKRIVEKNPNAKTQYLDGYKSPEVLKENRITGLDYLLYKIKSKPEFIKSAKKLGITLNGWTANKVEDIDWMLANNFNYITTNEPELVFERIEKSPIKEGYKLVWSDEFNYKGKPNPKKWSYAYGFIANKEEQYYTDSLKNARVENGKLILEAHKETIANKDYNNPIFLKKSWKKYAAERKIGKYTSARLTTKNLASWKYGRIEVRAKLPKGVGLWPAIWMLGENKEAVGWPESGEIDIMEHVGFNSESIFGTVHTKAYNHNKNTEKGKSILIDKPYDKFHVFALEWTSEKMDFILDGKIYNTFKNEHKTTAEWPFDQKFYLILNVAVGGMLGGKKGIDDSVFPQRMEVDYVRVFQKEN, encoded by the coding sequence ATGCGTTTTTTACCAACATTCTTTATTTTCTTTCTCTTTCTTTCGTGTGATAATTCTTCTGATATCAAAAAAATAAATTTTGCAAAAAACCCAGTAATTGCTCATAGAGGGGCTTGGAAAGCAAAGAATTTGCCACAAAACTCTATTGCATCATTAAAAGAAGCCATTCGTTTAAAATGTCATGGTAGCGAGTTAGATGTAAGAATTACAAAAGATGGGGTCTTAGTAGTTACCCACGATAAAGATTATAAAGGCTTATTAATTGAAGAAACAACTTATAAAGAATTAGCAAAAACGAAACTCTCTAATGGAGAAAAACTGCCAACTCTTAAAGCGTATTTAAAGGCCGGAATGAAAAATAATACCTCCACAGGATTTGTTATAGAAATAAAACCAACCTCTTCAGAGAAACGAAACGAATTGATAACAGATCGAGTTTTAACTCTAGTAAAAGAGTTAAAAGCAAGCAAATATGTTATTTCTTACATAAGTTTCAGTTTCGATATTTTAAAAAGAATTGTAGAGAAAAATCCAAACGCAAAAACACAGTATTTAGATGGTTACAAATCTCCAGAAGTTCTAAAAGAAAACAGAATTACAGGTTTAGATTATTTACTTTATAAAATAAAAAGTAAACCAGAATTTATAAAAAGTGCCAAAAAATTAGGTATTACCTTAAATGGTTGGACAGCAAATAAAGTAGAAGATATCGATTGGATGTTGGCAAATAATTTTAATTATATTACCACAAACGAACCCGAATTAGTTTTCGAAAGAATCGAAAAATCGCCAATTAAAGAAGGTTATAAATTAGTTTGGAGCGACGAATTTAATTACAAAGGCAAACCAAACCCCAAAAAATGGAGCTATGCTTATGGTTTTATTGCCAATAAAGAAGAACAATATTATACAGATAGCTTAAAAAATGCAAGAGTAGAAAACGGAAAATTAATTTTAGAGGCACACAAAGAAACAATTGCAAATAAAGATTATAACAACCCCATTTTTTTAAAGAAAAGCTGGAAAAAATACGCAGCAGAGCGTAAAATAGGCAAATATACTTCTGCAAGATTAACCACTAAAAATTTAGCCTCATGGAAATATGGCCGAATAGAAGTGCGTGCAAAATTACCAAAAGGGGTTGGTCTTTGGCCAGCAATTTGGATGCTGGGCGAAAATAAAGAAGCAGTTGGTTGGCCAGAATCTGGCGAAATAGACATTATGGAACACGTTGGTTTTAATAGCGAATCTATTTTTGGAACGGTGCATACAAAAGCATACAATCACAATAAAAATACAGAAAAAGGGAAGAGCATTTTAATCGATAAACCTTATGATAAATTTCATGTTTTTGCTTTAGAATGGACATCAGAAAAAATGGATTTTATTTTAGATGGTAAAATATATAACACCTTTAAAAACGAACACAAAACAACTGCAGAATGGCCTTTTGATCAAAAATTTTATTTAATTTTAAACGTAGCAGTAGGTGGCATGCTAGGTGGTAAAAAAGGGATTGATGATTCCGTTTTTCCACAACGAATGGAAGTAGATTATGTAAGGGTATTTCAAAAAGAAAATTAA
- a CDS encoding RagB/SusD family nutrient uptake outer membrane protein, which translates to MKNIRKLLKTSIKIVAVTVLLISFSCKNYLQDELLSDTSADFIYNTPEGLELATIGLYNLNRSLYQNGALRNSGLPLVPQAKSDIVLPRAGEIAFMARQVTWGVDQTRAGTKRLAEFWQHYYKLIDRSNAVITYAEDVSFTDVKRKNRLIAEAKCFRANSYFTLYRLFNNIFVTTEPTTPENAFNRPQNKSSVEEIFSLLNSDLNDAIKTLEWTTTENGRWTQAAARHLKAKVAIWQKDYAEAVTQTDIIINNANFSLVPTTKEVFLNDMNHSENLFSIQYKVDDDIAGGGTNQMNFQLIPQYDVVPGATFSIENGGNGLGGLLMNDYIINLLAQDPNDDRDDGNYYITEYKYNDAANLPPGKQLGDVIDIYDRNSNKASERKNYYRFINPGCIKFRQETADPAESNHVSTIMIYRLAETYLIGAEAHLMQGNTAKALEYVNKIRNRAKAANITTVNMQAIMDERARELGFEGQRFYFLKRTGTFLSQIQQFAGNNGTKAADYNHARTAVKDYYVNFPIPIAELNLLGPNYPQNDGYPE; encoded by the coding sequence ATGAAAAACATAAGAAAACTTTTAAAAACGAGCATTAAAATAGTAGCAGTAACAGTACTATTGATATCATTTTCTTGTAAAAATTATTTACAAGACGAACTACTTTCGGACACGTCTGCAGATTTTATTTATAACACTCCAGAAGGTTTAGAATTGGCTACAATTGGGTTGTATAATTTAAATAGAAGTCTCTACCAAAATGGAGCATTGAGAAATTCGGGTTTACCTTTAGTACCACAAGCAAAGTCAGATATAGTATTGCCTAGAGCAGGAGAAATTGCTTTTATGGCAAGACAAGTTACTTGGGGTGTAGATCAAACAAGAGCAGGAACAAAAAGGTTAGCAGAATTCTGGCAACACTATTATAAATTAATTGATAGATCTAATGCTGTAATAACATATGCAGAAGATGTAAGTTTTACAGATGTTAAAAGAAAAAATAGATTAATTGCAGAAGCAAAATGCTTTAGAGCAAATTCTTATTTTACCTTGTATAGACTATTTAATAATATTTTTGTTACCACAGAACCAACAACACCAGAAAATGCCTTTAATAGACCGCAAAATAAATCATCAGTAGAAGAAATTTTTTCACTTTTAAATAGCGATTTAAATGACGCTATTAAAACGTTAGAATGGACAACCACAGAAAATGGTAGATGGACACAAGCAGCAGCTCGACATTTAAAAGCAAAAGTTGCAATTTGGCAAAAAGATTATGCAGAAGCCGTTACACAAACAGATATAATTATTAACAATGCTAATTTTTCTTTAGTGCCAACTACAAAAGAAGTCTTTTTAAATGATATGAATCATTCAGAAAATTTATTTTCTATCCAGTATAAAGTAGATGACGATATTGCTGGAGGAGGAACAAATCAAATGAATTTTCAATTAATTCCACAGTACGATGTTGTACCAGGAGCAACTTTTTCTATTGAAAATGGAGGGAATGGATTAGGAGGTTTATTGATGAATGATTACATTATAAATTTACTAGCACAAGACCCAAATGATGATAGGGATGATGGAAATTATTACATTACAGAATATAAATATAATGACGCAGCAAATTTACCTCCAGGAAAACAATTAGGAGATGTAATAGACATATATGATAGAAATTCTAACAAAGCAAGCGAAAGAAAAAACTATTACAGATTTATAAATCCAGGATGTATTAAATTTAGACAAGAAACTGCAGATCCTGCAGAATCGAACCACGTTTCTACAATAATGATTTATAGATTAGCAGAGACCTATTTAATTGGTGCAGAAGCTCATCTAATGCAAGGAAATACTGCGAAAGCTTTAGAGTATGTCAATAAAATTAGAAATAGAGCAAAAGCAGCAAACATTACAACTGTAAATATGCAAGCAATTATGGACGAGAGAGCAAGAGAACTAGGTTTCGAAGGACAACGTTTTTATTTCTTAAAACGTACAGGAACATTCCTCTCTCAAATACAGCAGTTTGCAGGAAATAATGGAACTAAAGCTGCAGATTACAACCATGCTAGGACAGCTGTTAAAGATTATTATGTGAATTTTCCAATTCCAATTGCAGAATTAAATCTTTTAGGACCAAACTACCCTCAAAACGATGGTTATCCAGAATAA